One Algibacter sp. L3A6 genomic region harbors:
- a CDS encoding patatin-like phospholipase family protein, producing MECYTPLKILELAKSHEFLQIFKIGLVNKELTEMTRLKSFLNQYLTDDFSSLKTPLSICASNINVGAYEIRSSGKLIEFIAASCAIPLLFKPIKINNQLYVDGGLLNNLPVEPLFETSEKIIGVSVNEHEHKDQIKGTLQITQRCLQLAIWSTMQERIEKCDVSICIDKHLNYSMFSISKSQELFDIGYKQTIDKMDSILKAIS from the coding sequence TTGGAGTGCTACACGCCTTTAAAAATATTAGAATTAGCTAAAAGTCACGAGTTTTTACAAATTTTCAAAATAGGATTAGTCAATAAGGAGTTAACGGAAATGACACGTTTAAAATCTTTTCTAAATCAATATTTAACCGATGATTTTAGTAGCTTAAAAACACCTTTATCCATTTGTGCGTCTAATATAAATGTGGGCGCTTACGAAATTCGCTCGTCAGGAAAGTTAATAGAGTTTATTGCCGCATCTTGTGCCATTCCGTTACTATTCAAACCCATAAAAATTAATAATCAGCTCTATGTAGATGGCGGATTACTAAATAATTTACCTGTAGAGCCCTTATTTGAAACTTCAGAAAAAATAATAGGAGTGAGCGTTAACGAACATGAGCATAAAGATCAAATTAAAGGTACCTTACAAATTACACAGCGCTGTTTGCAATTAGCCATTTGGAGCACTATGCAAGAGCGTATAGAGAAATGTGATGTTTCGATATGTATTGATAAACATTTAAATTATAGCATGTTTTCTATTAGTAAATCGCAAGAATTGTTTGATATTGGCTACAAGCAAACTATCGATAAAATGGATAGTATTTTAAAGGCGATAAGCTAA
- a CDS encoding MgtC/SapB family protein: MTVTDFTLRLTVAALAGLAIGFERQLRQKTAGLKTNMLVASGAAIFVLLSYMIKNEDATVDVTRIIAQVITGVGFLGAGVIFREGANVHGLGSAATIWCSAAIGCIAATGFYKETAICTTLILFINLTIEPLDKWLKGRR; the protein is encoded by the coding sequence ATGACAGTTACAGATTTCACATTACGCCTTACCGTGGCTGCTTTAGCAGGTTTAGCGATTGGTTTCGAAAGACAATTACGTCAAAAAACAGCTGGATTAAAAACCAATATGTTAGTCGCTTCTGGAGCGGCTATATTTGTTTTACTATCATACATGATTAAAAATGAAGATGCTACCGTAGATGTTACCCGAATAATTGCTCAGGTTATTACAGGTGTTGGTTTTTTAGGTGCTGGAGTAATATTTAGAGAAGGCGCCAATGTACATGGTTTAGGTTCTGCCGCTACAATTTGGTGTAGTGCTGCTATTGGCTGTATTGCCGCCACAGGTTTTTATAAGGAAACCGCGATTTGCACAACACTAATTCTCTTTATTAATTTAACCATAGAACCACTAGACAAATGGTTAAAAGGTAGGCGATAA
- a CDS encoding DUF6702 family protein, giving the protein MKKLALIILFLSSSTLMQAHQPDISTTMLVEQDNKTWVLQVSGSLTAFQTEIRKQFSNTPYKTPEEFQEMVLEHMKNNINITINNQNAEVKLTHGIVKLGHETKVVFQVMGVPDNIKKIEVSNTAFRDINRSQSALVLLKTGFNKEHFVLNKSNNFSIKLKTEGNNFVKQIDNQASFLSTKILLGLFLTALIVFLIQKIKSKKHIPVPVQDAVLSIVRD; this is encoded by the coding sequence ATGAAAAAACTAGCCTTAATTATACTTTTCTTGAGCTCATCTACTTTAATGCAAGCCCATCAGCCCGATATATCGACCACTATGTTGGTAGAACAAGACAACAAAACTTGGGTGCTACAAGTTAGCGGATCGTTAACAGCATTCCAAACGGAAATCCGTAAACAATTTTCCAATACGCCTTATAAAACGCCCGAAGAGTTTCAAGAGATGGTTTTGGAACACATGAAAAACAACATAAATATTACTATTAATAACCAGAATGCTGAAGTAAAATTAACTCACGGTATTGTAAAACTAGGTCATGAAACTAAAGTGGTTTTCCAAGTAATGGGCGTTCCAGATAATATAAAAAAAATAGAAGTGAGCAATACTGCTTTTAGAGATATTAACCGAAGCCAAAGCGCTTTAGTATTATTAAAAACGGGGTTTAATAAAGAGCATTTTGTTTTAAATAAATCTAATAATTTTTCGATAAAGTTAAAAACCGAAGGAAACAACTTTGTAAAACAAATCGATAATCAAGCTTCTTTTTTATCAACTAAAATATTACTAGGCCTATTTTTGACTGCCTTAATTGTTTTTCTTATTCAGAAAATAAAAAGCAAAAAACATATTCCTGTGCCTGTGCAAGATGCTGTACTTAGCATTGTAAGAGATTAA
- a CDS encoding YHYH protein, translating into MKTDKIVLKSFILFCMIILSFTACNSDDSNTTDSETAEESDDLVLDVDSSLFLTNTSAVAVTTVPCTLSDGTSTNCYEIVATSTPSDHEMGPWCPGNISDDASAGGIWLESGEVYDVDGDFIKNMADFYNDTTWHMYDENGDIYTTETEDDCANAANPNVGEEYENFCVECLPSYVTDITQTYLIPITPIKQTTPVNFSGGFGPGASGPSQRGVAFNGVVFDAPAPTDAILGAYTLAPFDDAGGHINLAAGYHYHAATGVSTQIAQEDTHASMIGYALDGHGIYAELDADGNEPTGLDACRGHSDETRGYHYHVDAAGNNNFIDCLYGAYAI; encoded by the coding sequence ATGAAAACAGACAAAATAGTATTAAAAAGTTTTATCCTTTTTTGCATGATTATTTTATCCTTTACGGCATGCAATTCCGATGACAGTAACACAACAGATTCGGAAACAGCCGAAGAAAGTGATGATTTAGTTTTAGACGTCGATTCATCATTATTTTTAACAAACACATCGGCCGTAGCAGTCACCACGGTACCTTGTACTTTATCAGATGGCACGAGTACCAATTGTTACGAAATAGTAGCGACTAGCACACCATCTGATCATGAAATGGGACCGTGGTGTCCTGGTAACATTTCCGATGATGCTTCTGCAGGAGGTATTTGGTTAGAAAGTGGTGAAGTGTATGATGTAGATGGCGATTTTATAAAAAATATGGCCGATTTCTATAATGATACCACATGGCATATGTATGATGAAAATGGTGATATTTACACAACCGAAACGGAAGATGATTGCGCAAATGCCGCAAACCCAAATGTAGGTGAAGAATACGAGAATTTTTGTGTAGAGTGTTTACCTTCTTACGTTACCGATATCACGCAAACGTACTTAATACCAATTACACCAATAAAACAAACCACACCTGTTAATTTTAGCGGCGGTTTTGGTCCTGGCGCATCAGGTCCATCTCAAAGAGGTGTTGCTTTTAATGGCGTTGTTTTCGATGCTCCAGCACCAACCGATGCTATTTTAGGTGCTTATACTTTAGCGCCTTTTGATGATGCTGGCGGACACATTAATTTGGCTGCAGGATATCATTATCACGCTGCAACTGGTGTTAGTACTCAAATAGCACAAGAAGATACACACGCCTCGATGATTGGTTATGCCTTAGATGGCCATGGTATATATGCCGAGCTAGATGCCGACGGAAACGAACCTACAGGTTTAGATGCTTGTAGAGGCCATAGCGATGAAACTAGAGGTTACCATTACCATGTAGATGCTGCTGGAAACAACAATTTTATAGATTGTTTGTACGGTGCTTACGCTATTTAA
- a CDS encoding TetR/AcrR family transcriptional regulator, with the protein MKDLLLKFKIELPEGIYLKDPESSTLGKKIIENSIILIEDIGFEDFNFKKLGKQIGSNESSIYRYFESKHKVLLYLTSWYWSWLEYQLVLETYSMTNIEDKLKKAIEIVTKTTEQDDKYTHINEVLLNKIVIEENSKSYLTKDVDTENEEGLFLPFKRVVHRLSDMIITCSPTYEYPLSLASTIIVGSLKQHFIKKHFKSISNYDGDKQPTDFFTDLALKTLLIHG; encoded by the coding sequence ATGAAAGATTTACTGTTGAAATTTAAAATTGAGTTACCAGAAGGTATTTATCTAAAGGATCCTGAATCTTCTACTTTAGGAAAAAAAATTATCGAAAATAGCATTATTCTTATTGAAGATATTGGCTTTGAAGATTTCAATTTTAAAAAGCTCGGAAAACAAATAGGTTCTAACGAAAGTTCGATATATCGTTATTTTGAAAGTAAACATAAAGTACTATTATATTTAACGTCTTGGTATTGGAGTTGGTTGGAATATCAATTAGTTTTGGAAACTTACAGTATGACTAATATTGAAGACAAATTAAAAAAAGCCATCGAGATTGTTACCAAAACAACCGAACAAGATGATAAATACACGCATATTAACGAAGTATTACTTAATAAAATAGTAATTGAAGAAAACTCAAAATCGTACCTAACCAAGGATGTCGATACTGAAAATGAAGAAGGACTTTTTCTTCCTTTTAAACGCGTTGTACATCGTTTATCAGACATGATTATTACTTGTAGCCCAACCTACGAATATCCGTTAAGCCTAGCTTCTACTATTATAGTTGGCTCTTTAAAGCAACATTTTATAAAAAAACATTTTAAATCAATTTCTAACTACGATGGTGATAAGCAACCAACAGATTTTTTCACAGATTTAGCCCTAAAAACATTATTAATACATGGATAA
- a CDS encoding peptidase domain-containing ABC transporter — protein sequence MDNTTLSPWKRFIGLLRLERKDIYQIAYYAVFDGLVALSLPLGIQAIINLLQGAQISTSWVVLVMLVTAGVAFSGVLKLMQMRIIETIQQRIFTRASIELSYRFPKIKMRELRQYYLPELANRFFDTLTIQKGLSKILVDIPSALLQIIFALLLLSFYHPFFIIFGLLLLVLIYVVFKYTARRGLETSLKESKAKYKVAHWLQEISRTVISFKLSGKTSLAIDKSDDLVAGYLDSREKHFKVLVLQFIQLIGFKVLVTLGLLLIGGFLVLDQRMNIGQFVAAEIIIILIINSVEKLIKGLESFYDVLTSIEKLGQVVDMSLEAQKGEAVKKDADLTIEFQNVSYQVENRYKPILSDVSFTIAPKDKILIKGESGSGKSSLLQLIAGLISPSSGYVYVNNLSLQSLIKNEYRSNLGLSLSEESPFEGTLRENITFGNKDISDETIYEVLERLKLTTFLQQQTKGLNTILKPEGKQMAYTISKKIILARALVKQPKLLILENPLDHFDKDEAKILIDLLANPKCPWSLVVVSNNGFWEEKCNKHIVLKNGVIINKQ from the coding sequence ATGGATAACACTACTTTATCACCCTGGAAACGCTTTATAGGTTTACTACGATTAGAGCGTAAAGATATTTACCAAATTGCATATTATGCCGTATTCGATGGTTTGGTAGCTTTATCGCTTCCGTTAGGAATTCAAGCTATTATTAACTTACTTCAAGGTGCCCAAATTTCAACTTCTTGGGTAGTATTAGTTATGCTAGTTACAGCTGGTGTAGCTTTTTCTGGTGTGCTTAAATTAATGCAAATGCGTATTATTGAAACTATACAGCAACGTATTTTTACACGTGCATCTATAGAATTAAGCTATCGTTTTCCGAAGATTAAAATGAGGGAATTACGTCAATATTACCTTCCGGAATTGGCAAACCGATTTTTTGATACACTAACCATCCAAAAAGGATTATCGAAAATTTTAGTAGATATTCCTTCGGCGTTATTACAAATTATATTCGCCTTGCTTCTACTTTCATTCTATCATCCGTTTTTTATAATTTTTGGTTTACTATTATTAGTTCTTATCTATGTTGTTTTTAAATATACAGCTAGACGCGGTTTAGAAACGAGTTTAAAAGAATCTAAAGCCAAATACAAAGTAGCGCACTGGTTACAAGAAATTTCTAGAACCGTTATCAGTTTTAAACTTTCAGGAAAAACAAGTTTGGCTATTGATAAAAGTGACGATTTAGTAGCTGGCTACTTAGACTCTAGAGAAAAACACTTTAAGGTTTTGGTGCTTCAATTTATACAATTAATAGGCTTTAAAGTATTAGTTACACTGGGTTTATTATTAATTGGTGGCTTCTTAGTTTTAGACCAACGTATGAACATTGGGCAATTTGTTGCCGCAGAAATTATTATTATATTAATTATTAATTCAGTTGAAAAACTAATCAAGGGTTTAGAGTCCTTTTACGATGTTTTAACCTCTATTGAAAAACTAGGCCAAGTAGTAGATATGTCTTTAGAGGCTCAAAAAGGCGAAGCTGTTAAAAAAGATGCCGATTTAACCATTGAGTTTCAAAATGTATCTTATCAAGTTGAAAACCGCTATAAACCAATTTTAAGCGATGTGTCTTTCACTATAGCACCTAAAGATAAAATTTTAATTAAAGGAGAAAGTGGTTCTGGAAAATCTAGTTTATTACAGCTTATTGCGGGACTAATTTCTCCATCTTCTGGGTATGTTTATGTAAACAATCTATCACTACAGAGTTTGATTAAAAATGAATACCGATCTAATTTAGGATTATCATTATCTGAAGAATCGCCATTTGAAGGCACACTAAGAGAAAACATCACTTTTGGAAATAAAGATATTAGCGATGAAACTATTTATGAGGTTTTAGAGCGTTTAAAGTTAACAACCTTTTTACAGCAGCAAACCAAAGGGTTAAATACCATTTTAAAACCAGAAGGCAAGCAAATGGCCTACACAATCTCTAAAAAAATAATACTTGCCAGAGCATTAGTTAAACAGCCAAAACTCTTAATTCTTGAGAATCCGTTGGATCATTTCGATAAAGACGAAGCTAAAATACTTATCGATTTACTAGCGAACCCTAAATGTCCATGGAGTTTAGTTGTGGTTAGTAACAACGGCTTTTGGGAAGAAAAATGTAATAAGCATATTGTGCTTAAAAATGGAGTTATCATCAATAAACAGTAA
- a CDS encoding HlyD family secretion protein, protein MLNITNNKVSEYIDIKSFKSGKEIFTVQYHKRFKKFLMVFSILIVVIVFLPWTQNISSTGLVTTLKPNQRPQSIQSQIPGRVEEWFVQEGDFVKKGDTIIRISEVKSDYFDSRLAERTGDQLSVKSSSVEAYKNKVVALGNQISALQQERRLKLESAKNKLLQSHLKVTTDSMDFEATKIKADIAKIQYERTISLQEEGLKAVKDVEEKRAKLQEADAKLISQQNKYLSTKNELINAQIAISTISATYGDKLAKAQSGLYTAQSSGYDTEAEVSKLETSLANYTKRTSLLFVTAPQDGYINKAIKSGIGETFKEGEQLVSIMPADYDLAVEMYVRPIDLPLIHTGENVRVQFDGWPAIIFSGWPNVSYGTYGAKIVAIENYISTNGKYRVLLKPDADDVAWPEAIRVGSGAKSIALLNDVPIWFELWRQINSFPPDFYKPDSKTEYSKDKK, encoded by the coding sequence ATGTTAAATATAACAAACAATAAAGTTTCAGAATATATAGACATTAAAAGCTTTAAATCTGGAAAAGAAATTTTTACGGTACAATACCATAAACGATTTAAAAAGTTTCTAATGGTATTTTCAATACTAATTGTAGTGATTGTCTTTTTACCATGGACTCAAAATATATCGAGTACCGGTTTGGTAACCACTTTAAAACCTAACCAGCGTCCACAATCTATTCAGTCTCAAATACCAGGGCGTGTTGAGGAATGGTTTGTACAAGAAGGTGATTTTGTAAAAAAAGGAGATACTATTATTCGTATTTCTGAAGTAAAAAGTGATTATTTCGATTCACGTTTAGCAGAACGAACTGGTGATCAGCTTAGTGTAAAATCATCGTCTGTTGAAGCTTATAAAAACAAGGTAGTTGCTTTAGGGAATCAAATTTCTGCTTTGCAGCAAGAACGTCGACTAAAGCTAGAATCTGCCAAAAACAAATTGTTGCAATCGCATTTAAAAGTCACTACAGATAGTATGGATTTTGAGGCAACAAAAATTAAAGCCGATATAGCTAAAATTCAGTATGAACGTACTATTTCTTTACAAGAAGAAGGCTTGAAAGCGGTTAAAGATGTGGAAGAAAAACGTGCAAAACTTCAAGAAGCAGATGCTAAACTTATATCGCAACAAAATAAGTATTTAAGCACTAAAAATGAATTGATTAATGCGCAAATTGCAATCTCGACTATAAGTGCAACGTATGGCGATAAGTTAGCTAAAGCTCAAAGTGGTTTGTATACTGCACAATCTAGCGGTTATGATACCGAAGCCGAGGTTTCTAAATTAGAAACAAGCTTAGCAAATTATACTAAGCGTACTAGTTTGCTATTTGTTACGGCGCCACAAGATGGTTACATAAACAAAGCCATTAAATCTGGTATTGGTGAAACTTTTAAAGAAGGTGAGCAATTGGTGAGTATTATGCCCGCAGATTACGATTTAGCGGTTGAAATGTATGTGCGTCCAATAGATTTACCTTTAATCCATACGGGTGAAAATGTACGTGTGCAGTTTGATGGTTGGCCTGCTATTATTTTTAGCGGATGGCCAAATGTGTCTTATGGTACTTATGGCGCTAAAATTGTAGCTATCGAAAACTATATTAGTACCAATGGTAAATACCGTGTGTTACTAAAACCAGATGCTGATGATGTGGCTTGGCCAGAAGCCATTCGTGTAGGTTCTGGAGCAAAAAGTATTGCACTACTTAATGATGTGCCAATTTGGTTTGAACTATGGAGACAAATAAATAGCTTCCCTCCTGATTTCTATAAGCCGGATAGTAAAACTGAATATTCTAAAGATAAAAAGTAA
- a CDS encoding TolC family protein, protein MHKLVIIVLFLMSSVGFSQENDTVLSLEEYLGYVKKYHPIVKQAQLITTESEAKLLKSRGAFDPKLEVDYNRKKFKSTTYYDKLNSTFKIPTWYGVELKANYDNNDGTYLNPEYNTPEDGLYGVGVSVSLAKGLLTNERMATLKKSKLYIKYAQAEQKLVINDILYNAISTYFNWLKNYQAKLVYRDYLVNADTRLKNVKSSFFAGDKPAIDTLEANINFKSRKLDYEKAKIGYIKSALELSNYLWLENNIPLELEEGISPDTTTIDKIDVVLNSSVLNSTDELIANHPKLQSLQIKQEILTVDKRLKTNNLLPKIDLQYNFLSSDYENVNSFNTANYKSGLNISFPLFLRKERADLRLAKLKLQDIGFDISATKVSLKNKVNATIQEIDSYNTQYDLLQDIVVDYKAFVKSEERKFSLGEGSLFLVNYREVKLIESQLKAIDVEYQLFISKSNLLRVLNNLE, encoded by the coding sequence ATGCATAAACTTGTAATTATTGTACTGTTTTTAATGTCTTCCGTAGGTTTTTCGCAAGAAAACGACACTGTGTTATCATTAGAAGAATATTTAGGATATGTAAAAAAATATCACCCCATAGTTAAGCAGGCTCAACTGATCACTACGGAAAGTGAGGCTAAACTATTGAAATCTAGAGGTGCTTTCGATCCAAAATTAGAAGTTGATTATAATCGAAAAAAGTTTAAATCGACTACTTATTATGATAAGCTAAATAGCACCTTTAAAATCCCAACGTGGTATGGCGTAGAGCTTAAAGCTAATTATGATAATAATGATGGTACCTATTTAAATCCAGAATACAACACACCAGAAGATGGCTTGTATGGTGTAGGGGTTTCTGTTTCGTTAGCAAAAGGCTTATTAACCAATGAGCGTATGGCGACCTTAAAAAAGTCTAAATTGTATATAAAATACGCTCAAGCGGAACAAAAACTTGTTATTAACGACATTTTATACAATGCTATTTCCACCTATTTTAATTGGTTGAAAAACTACCAAGCTAAATTGGTTTACAGGGATTATTTGGTAAATGCAGATACACGATTAAAGAATGTGAAAAGCAGCTTTTTTGCCGGAGACAAACCCGCTATTGATACCCTAGAGGCCAATATTAATTTTAAAAGTAGAAAACTAGACTATGAGAAAGCTAAGATTGGATATATAAAATCGGCTTTAGAACTTTCTAATTATTTGTGGTTAGAAAACAACATTCCTTTAGAGTTAGAAGAAGGCATTTCTCCTGATACCACTACCATTGATAAAATTGATGTAGTACTGAATAGTTCTGTGTTAAATAGTACTGATGAATTAATTGCTAATCATCCAAAACTACAAAGTCTTCAAATAAAACAAGAAATCTTAACCGTAGATAAGCGTTTAAAAACAAACAACTTATTACCAAAAATAGATTTGCAATATAACTTTCTATCGAGTGATTACGAGAATGTAAATAGCTTTAATACGGCCAATTATAAAAGTGGATTAAACATTAGTTTTCCTCTGTTTTTAAGAAAAGAACGTGCCGATTTAAGACTCGCTAAATTGAAACTTCAGGATATAGGTTTTGATATTTCTGCAACCAAAGTGAGCTTAAAAAATAAAGTAAATGCCACCATACAAGAAATAGATTCGTATAACACGCAATACGATTTATTGCAAGATATTGTAGTAGATTACAAGGCGTTTGTTAAAAGTGAAGAACGTAAATTTAGTTTAGGTGAAGGTTCTTTATTTTTAGTAAATTATAGAGAAGTTAAACTCATTGAAAGCCAACTAAAAGCTATCGATGTGGAGTATCAATTATTTATCAGTAAATCGAATTTATTACGAGTTTTAAATAATCTAGAATAG